Proteins from a genomic interval of Dendropsophus ebraccatus isolate aDenEbr1 chromosome 6, aDenEbr1.pat, whole genome shotgun sequence:
- the GPC1 gene encoding glypican-1, whose product MEWPCGYSWWHLGIVFFVHWASGEMGNKAKSCEAVRQMYSAKGFILSGVPQSEISGEHLRICPQGYTCCTSEMEENFANISRMEFDRSLSESSRSIQGLLSAQTRNFDRYFQDLLNKSEQILLDTFPNQYGELYSQNDGKIFRDLYIELRQYYRGSGVNLEEALTEFWSHLLERVFKTQNSQFTFSYEYLDCLVKQYDQLKPFGDIPREMKLKATRAFIAARSFVQGLGIAADVVKKVTQVPVSQECTRGVMKLMYCPLCRGHSNIKPCDNYCWNVMRGCLANHADLDPEWRNLIESLLLVAGKFNGVSGVENIVGTIHTKISEAITHMQENKEVITNKVFKSCGNPKKGNKGPKTEERKRKGKAAQEDKSTIPSMDNLVSDVKVMLTEIQDYWISLPNIFCSDKLIAGPGNEDNCWNGIARARYMPERMGSGLASQINNPEIDVDITKPDMTIRQQIMQLKIMTNRLRNAYNGNDVDFQDTSDDISGSGSGDGCTDTVCVKTASGDSTAIHTETRVIHKERSPGVSGNASLNSWNLSLLLAALLVAHFARW is encoded by the exons GTGAACACTTGAGGATTTGTCCACAAGGTTACACCTGCTGCACCTCGGAGATGGAAGAAAACTTCGCCAATATCAGTAGAATGGAGTTTGACAGATCGCTGAGTGAATCCAGCCGGTCTATCCAGGGCTTGCTCTCCGCACAGACCCGAAACTTTGACA GATACTTCCAGGACCTGTTAAATAAATCTGAACAGATCCTTCTGGACACATTTCCCAACCAGTATGGGGAACTTTACAGTCAAAATGATGGAAAGATATTCAGAGACTTGTACATAGAGCTACGCCAGTATTACCGCGGCTCCGGAGTGAATCTGGAGGAGGCCCTGACAGAGTTCTGGAGCCACCTACTGGAGAGAGTGTTCAAGACACAGAACTCCCAGTTCACCTTTTCTTATGAATACTTGGACTGCTTGGTGAAGCAGTATGACCAGCTGAAGCCATTTGGGGATATCCCACGGGAAATGAAATTAAAAGCAACCAGGGCATTTATTGCTGCCCGATCTTTTGTCCAGGGACTTGGCATTGCTGCTGATGTTGTCAAGAAGGTAACTCAG GTCCCTGTGAGTCAGGAATGTACGCGTGGAGTTATGAAGCTCATGTATTGTCCGCTCTGCCGTGGGCACTCCAACATAAAGCCGTGCGATAATTATTGCTGGAACGTCATGCGAGGATGTCTCGCTAATCATGCCGATCTAGACCCTGAATGGCGAAATCTGATTG AATCCTTATTGCTGGTGGCCGGCAAGTTTAATGGAGTCTCTGGAGTGGAGAACATTGTGGGAACCATCCACACAAAGATCTCAGAAGCCATTACGCATATGCAAGAGAACAAGGAGGTGATAACAAACAAG gTTTTTAAAAGTTGTGGAAATCCCAAAAAGGGCAACAAGGGCCCcaagacagaggagagaaagagaaaaggaAAGGCTGCTCAGGAAGATAAATCCACTATTCCCAGTATGGACAACCTG gtttcagATGTTAAAGTGATGCTTACTGAAATCCAAGATTATTGGATCTCTCTACCAAACATATTCTGCAGTGACAAGTTAATCGCTGGTCCAGGCAATGAAGACAATTGCTGGAATGGAATAGCCAGAGCAAG GTACATGCCTGAGCGTATGGGCAGTGGACTCGCCAGCCAGATAAATAATCCGGAGATTGATGTGGATATTACAAAACCTGACATGACAATCCGTCAGCAGATCATGCAGCTGAAGATTATGACTAATCGTCTCCGCAATGCCTACAATGGAAATGACGTCGACTTCCAAGACACAA GTGACGACATCAGCGGCTCGGGGAGCGGAGATGGCTGCACCGATACTGTGTGTGTCAAAACAGCTTCTGGAGACTCCACTGCCATCCACACAGAGACACGTGTAATCCATAAAGAGAGATCACCAGGCGTGAGCGGAAACGCCAGCTTAAACTCATGGAATCTATCGCTACTTCTTGCCGCTTTGCTTGTGGCACACTTTGCCAGGTGGTAA